The Microbacterium sp. SORGH_AS_0428 genome contains the following window.
TCCTCGCTCGTGCCCTCTTCGGACACGACGATGACGCCCTTCCGGGTGAAGTTGTATGCGACCGACCCGGGGTCGGCGAGAGTGCCGCCGTTGCGCGACAGTGCTGTACGCACCTCTGCTGCCGCACGGTTCTTGTTGTCGGTCAGACACTCGATCATGAGGGCGACGCCGTTGGGTCCGTAGCCCTCGTACATGATCGAGGAGTACTCGACCGACTCGCCGCCGATGCCGGCTCCGCGCTTGATGGCGCGATCGATGTTGTCCTTGGGCACCGAGGTCTTCTTGGCCTTGAGGACCGCATCGAAGAGCGTCGGGTTGCCTGCCAGATCGGCGCCGCCCAGCTTCGCGGCGACCTCGATGTTCTTGATGAGCTTCGCCCACGACTTCGCACGACGCGCGTCGACGACGGCCTTCTTGTGCTTCGTGGTGGCCCATTTGGAGTGACCGGACATGAGTCTCCCGTGTTCAGCGGCTGGAAAGTCCAGCGTCGATCTTAGTTCAGCCGCGCGCGGACCCGCTCGAGGAGGCGTTCGTGGAACCGCGTCTCGTCCGAGACCTCGGGGTGGAACGAGGTTCCCAGCACGTTGCCCTGCTCGACCGCGACCACGCGCCCGTCGTCGAGGGTAGCGAGGATCTCGACGCCGGCACCGATCCGCTCCACCACGGGCGCGCGGATGAACACGGCCCTGACCGGAGGCCCGCCGAGGGCGTCCACCCGCACGTCGCTCTCGAACGAGTCGAGCTGGGAACCGAACGCGTTGCGCCGCACGGCCACATCGAGACCGCCGAAGCTCTGCTGCCCGGGGAGGCCGTCGAGGATCTCGTCGGCGAGGAGGATGAGACCCGCGCACGTGCCGTAGACCGGCAGCCCCGCTGCGATCTCCCGGCGCAGCGGGTCACGCATCCCGAACGCCATGCTGAGCTTGTCGATCACGCTCGACTCGCCACCCGGGATCACGAGGCCGTCGACCTCGGCGAGTTCCGTCGGCCGGCGGACCGGCTGCACCGCCGCGCCGAGCAGGCGCAGGATGCGCACATGCTCGCGCACGTCGCCCTGGAGCGCGAGCACCCCGACGCGCGGAGCGTCACCACCCACGGTCGGCGAGGCGGTGCGGAGCGGGGAGGTCGGCCACGTTGATGCCGACCATGGCCTCGCCGAGCCCGCGTGAGGCGTCGGCGATGACGGCGGGATCGTCGAAGAACGTGGTCGCCTTCACGATGGCCGCGGCACGCTGGGCGGGGTTGCCGGACTTGAAGATCCCGGAGCCCACGAACACGCCGTCCGCTCCCAGCTGCATCATGAACGCGGCATCCGCCGGTGTTGCGACGCCGCCGGCGGTGAACAGGACGACCGGCAGCGTGCCGGTGCGGGCGACCTCGGCCACGAGCTCGTAAGGCGCC
Protein-coding sequences here:
- the pdxT gene encoding pyridoxal 5'-phosphate synthase glutaminase subunit PdxT, translated to MGGDAPRVGVLALQGDVREHVRILRLLGAAVQPVRRPTELAEVDGLVIPGGESSVIDKLSMAFGMRDPLRREIAAGLPVYGTCAGLILLADEILDGLPGQQSFGGLDVAVRRNAFGSQLDSFESDVRVDALGGPPVRAVFIRAPVVERIGAGVEILATLDDGRVVAVEQGNVLGTSFHPEVSDETRFHERLLERVRARLN
- a CDS encoding YebC/PmpR family DNA-binding transcriptional regulator, which encodes MSGHSKWATTKHKKAVVDARRAKSWAKLIKNIEVAAKLGGADLAGNPTLFDAVLKAKKTSVPKDNIDRAIKRGAGIGGESVEYSSIMYEGYGPNGVALMIECLTDNKNRAAAEVRTALSRNGGTLADPGSVAYNFTRKGVIVVSEEGTSEDDVMMAALEAGAEEIEPHAQGFEVITEASDLVSVRTALTDAGIEYESADVEFVPNLKVEVDAETARKVFRLIDALEDSDDVQNVFSNFDLTPEVQAELEADE